A DNA window from Candidatus Rokuibacteriota bacterium contains the following coding sequences:
- a CDS encoding choice-of-anchor D domain-containing protein, producing PFDGSVTFTSNGGNVSAVVTGTAVSPTNPVLSVTPSSQDFGSVALGGSADRTFTVRNTGGGTLSGSASTSAPFSIVSGGSFSLGAGQSHAVVVRFSPPAEGPFDGSVTFTSNGGTVSPVVTGVSGNPGF from the coding sequence GACCCTTTGACGGGAGTGTCACCTTCACCTCCAACGGGGGCAACGTCTCGGCAGTGGTGACTGGCACCGCGGTGTCGCCAACGAATCCGGTCCTCTCGGTGACCCCGAGTTCCCAAGACTTTGGCAGCGTCGCGCTGGGAGGCTCAGCGGACCGGACCTTCACGGTGCGGAACACGGGTGGCGGGACCCTGTCCGGGAGCGCCTCCACCTCGGCCCCCTTCAGCATCGTCTCCGGTGGCTCCTTCAGCCTCGGGGCGGGGCAAAGCCATGCGGTGGTGGTGCGCTTCAGCCCCCCGGCGGAAGGACCCTTTGACGGGAGTGTCACCTTCACCTCCAACGGGGGCACCGTATCGCCGGTGGTAACGGGAGTCTCAGGTAACCCTGGGTTCTAG